A window of Parasynechococcus marenigrum WH 8102 contains these coding sequences:
- a CDS encoding radical SAM/SPASM domain-containing protein, with protein MKEKILSFIRQKSLEHSIDSDEDSKYHIEFTTTPACGVRCKYCPQETLRKSSLKFKNINNKSITLDNFKCYLKNFHDYPTLNIHWTGYSEPCANKDFSAMAQHCADLKLEQQISTTLTGFPYNIDFIANNPSFFKSIGLHLPDDAGLMEDGVLQVDDSYLTTLARFLDDFERSSHNGVELRALTFGPSFHPQIEEILANKSHLFAGMSRHRKLSSRSSGVDSLYFRKLWKYKSKSQVATLIKQSLKRIYVFFRPIILLEIPLPAKKCIVKKFGSQPVVLGNGNVNICCHDYSLSQVICNVNNENFRASLRKWRESVLNDFSSGELSPCKKCEFYQPLTFKDLLPKR; from the coding sequence ATGAAGGAAAAAATTCTTTCTTTCATTCGCCAAAAAAGTTTAGAACATTCTATTGATTCAGATGAAGACAGTAAATATCATATTGAGTTTACAACAACACCTGCTTGTGGTGTTAGGTGTAAATATTGTCCTCAGGAGACATTGCGCAAATCCAGCCTTAAGTTCAAAAATATAAACAATAAGTCAATCACTTTAGATAATTTTAAATGCTACTTGAAAAATTTTCATGATTATCCCACACTCAATATCCATTGGACTGGCTATTCAGAACCCTGTGCTAATAAGGACTTCTCGGCTATGGCTCAACATTGTGCAGATCTTAAGCTCGAGCAGCAAATTTCTACCACTCTTACAGGATTTCCGTATAATATAGATTTCATAGCAAATAACCCTTCTTTTTTTAAAAGTATTGGCTTGCATCTTCCTGATGATGCTGGATTAATGGAAGATGGCGTGCTGCAAGTTGATGATAGCTACTTGACTACTTTGGCAAGATTTTTAGACGACTTTGAAAGATCTAGCCATAATGGAGTAGAGCTAAGAGCTCTAACTTTTGGACCATCTTTTCATCCACAAATAGAAGAAATACTCGCCAACAAGTCTCATCTCTTTGCTGGTATGTCTCGCCATCGAAAACTTAGCTCTAGGTCTTCTGGTGTAGATTCACTCTATTTTAGAAAGTTATGGAAATATAAGTCTAAGTCTCAAGTAGCTACGCTGATAAAACAATCGCTGAAGCGAATCTATGTATTTTTTAGGCCTATTATTCTGCTCGAGATTCCGTTGCCTGCCAAAAAGTGTATTGTCAAAAAGTTTGGCAGCCAACCAGTTGTGCTGGGTAATGGCAATGTCAATATATGTTGCCATGATTATTCCTTGAGTCAGGTAATTTGCAACGTAAATAATGAAAACTTTCGCGCATCCTTGCGTAAATGGAGAGAAAGTGTGCTTAATGATTTCAGCAGCGGAGAACTTTCGCCTTGCAAAAAATGTGAATTTTATCAACCTCTTACTTTCAAAGATCTGCTGCCTAAAAGATAG
- a CDS encoding sigma factor, which yields MGQSCSTPRPYLAPSCRNQAPRWAVAEPETTNAEDSCFSTMTTSGWQRRELRRALPPAVRQRNIKVLNHLGIAGMIASRQTRRGPKERDDLEQEARVGLIRGWERFDPRRGLKLSTFLSTATNGQVLHFRRDRAVTIRVPWLFKLPSDSLSFAPYPLPGMDLVCRSLLICQCWYEPLYQADTRSARIGASGLNEYSLVFQ from the coding sequence ATGGGTCAGAGCTGTTCAACACCGCGACCATATCTGGCACCTTCGTGCCGGAATCAGGCACCCAGGTGGGCGGTCGCAGAACCCGAAACAACAAACGCTGAAGACAGTTGCTTCAGCACCATGACCACATCCGGATGGCAGCGACGTGAGCTGCGGAGGGCTCTTCCCCCTGCAGTTCGCCAACGCAACATCAAGGTTCTCAATCACCTCGGCATCGCCGGGATGATTGCCTCGCGCCAGACCCGACGGGGACCAAAGGAGCGGGACGATCTCGAGCAGGAGGCCCGTGTTGGGTTGATTCGTGGCTGGGAGCGGTTTGATCCACGGCGCGGTCTTAAACTCTCAACATTCCTGAGCACGGCCACCAACGGACAGGTGCTTCACTTCCGGCGCGATCGGGCCGTCACGATTCGGGTGCCCTGGCTTTTCAAGCTCCCTAGTGACAGTCTGTCGTTTGCACCATACCCACTGCCTGGTATGGACTTGGTATGTCGATCCCTGTTAATATGTCAATGTTGGTATGAGCCTCTATACCAAGCCGATACAAGGTCAGCAAGGATCGGTGCATCTGGATTGAATGAATACTCTTTAGTTTTCCAATGA
- a CDS encoding PCP reductase family protein: MDWHPEALAALKKDVPFFVRPAVRRRVESMASEAGRSSIDLSFYAEAKASMAPS, from the coding sequence ATGGATTGGCACCCAGAGGCCTTAGCCGCCTTGAAGAAGGACGTGCCGTTCTTCGTTCGCCCTGCCGTTCGCCGGCGGGTTGAGTCGATGGCCAGCGAAGCTGGCCGCAGCAGCATCGACCTCAGCTTCTACGCCGAGGCGAAGGCGAGCATGGCGCCCAGCTGA
- a CDS encoding phosphonate ABC transporter ATP-binding protein — protein MAVLELRRAGLTGRLQPLDLTIDHGERTVLLGRSGAGKSSLIGLCNGSLSPDQGRVLWRGHDLQRCRPAQRRQIGTLWQDLRLVEELTVLQNINTGALGRHSLLWGLRNLLQPLEPELGDAILRQVGLSNTLRNHRVAGLSGGERQRVALARLLRQQPTLVLADEPLSALDPRLANDVLNLLLEQPSCMVSLHRPDLMQRFERVLGLRQGELVLDASPSAITEATLAWLYSED, from the coding sequence ATGGCTGTGCTGGAGCTGCGCCGGGCTGGGCTGACCGGTCGGCTCCAACCCCTCGACCTCACCATTGATCATGGGGAGAGAACTGTCCTGCTGGGGCGGAGCGGGGCCGGCAAGTCCAGCCTGATCGGACTCTGCAACGGCAGCCTGTCCCCTGATCAGGGCCGTGTGCTCTGGCGAGGACACGACCTGCAACGCTGCCGCCCAGCCCAGCGCCGGCAGATCGGAACGCTCTGGCAGGACCTCAGGCTCGTAGAGGAACTGACCGTTCTCCAGAACATCAACACCGGTGCCCTCGGCCGCCATTCACTGCTCTGGGGCCTGCGCAACCTGTTGCAGCCACTGGAACCCGAGCTTGGAGACGCCATCCTGCGCCAGGTCGGACTCAGCAACACGCTTCGTAATCATCGGGTGGCAGGGCTCTCAGGCGGAGAGCGCCAGCGGGTTGCGCTGGCACGGCTGTTGCGGCAGCAACCGACGCTGGTGCTTGCGGATGAACCGTTGTCTGCCCTCGACCCGCGCCTGGCGAATGATGTGCTCAACCTGCTGCTGGAGCAGCCGTCCTGCATGGTCAGCCTGCACCGGCCCGACCTGATGCAGCGTTTCGAACGGGTGCTGGGACTGCGTCAGGGTGAACTGGTGCTGGACGCCTCCCCCTCAGCCATCACCGAAGCAACCCTGGCATGGCTTTACAGCGAGGACTGA
- a CDS encoding putative selenate ABC transporter substrate-binding protein, protein MPGREQPAVKVAGLITGVALAATMSSCSSAPPSADQVLRIGAIPDQNPEKLNRLYGSLSDELSDSLNVAVRYVPVSNYAAAVSAFRSGSLDLVWFGGLTGVQARLQTPGAMVLAQRDIDAKFTSVFIANGASGLRPITSADQLVQLKGRRLAFGSESSTSGRLMPQYFLGESGVTMADLAGGAPGFSGSHDATIAVVESGAYEVGALNEQVWRSNVDEGRVDTDKVAVIWRTAPYVDYHWVARPDLDARFGKGFTDRVQSSLLSLTPATERGALVLELFGAKRFIPAQNEAYAKIEAVGRQLGKIR, encoded by the coding sequence ATGCCTGGACGAGAACAACCGGCCGTGAAGGTCGCCGGTCTCATCACCGGTGTTGCCCTCGCGGCCACCATGAGTAGCTGCAGCAGTGCACCACCCTCCGCAGATCAGGTTCTCAGGATCGGTGCCATCCCGGATCAGAACCCCGAGAAGTTGAACCGTCTCTACGGCTCCCTCTCGGACGAACTGAGTGATTCCCTCAATGTGGCGGTGCGGTACGTACCCGTCAGCAACTACGCGGCCGCCGTCAGCGCCTTCCGCAGCGGCAGTCTTGATCTGGTCTGGTTTGGTGGACTCACCGGTGTGCAGGCCCGTCTGCAGACCCCAGGGGCCATGGTGCTCGCCCAGCGAGACATCGATGCCAAGTTCACCAGTGTGTTCATCGCCAACGGAGCCAGCGGACTCCGGCCCATCACCAGTGCCGATCAACTGGTGCAGCTGAAGGGCCGCCGTCTGGCCTTCGGTTCCGAAAGCTCCACCTCCGGTCGGCTGATGCCCCAGTACTTCCTCGGGGAGAGCGGCGTCACCATGGCCGATCTGGCGGGAGGTGCCCCCGGCTTCAGCGGCAGCCACGACGCCACGATTGCTGTGGTCGAGAGCGGGGCCTATGAGGTGGGTGCCCTGAACGAACAGGTCTGGCGCAGCAATGTGGACGAAGGCCGCGTGGATACCGACAAGGTGGCCGTGATCTGGAGGACTGCGCCCTACGTGGATTACCACTGGGTGGCCCGGCCCGATCTGGATGCGCGCTTCGGTAAAGGATTCACCGATCGTGTGCAGAGTTCCCTGCTGTCGCTGACACCCGCAACGGAACGGGGTGCCTTGGTTCTTGAGTTGTTCGGTGCCAAGCGGTTCATCCCGGCTCAAAACGAGGCCTACGCCAAGATCGAAGCGGTGGGCCGTCAGCTGGGCAAAATCCGCTGA
- a CDS encoding pyridoxal phosphate-dependent aminotransferase, whose protein sequence is MPRPPELSARAVGLKPSLTLAIGAQAKALQQAGRDICSLSAGEPDFDTPDFIVEATRQALRDGITRYGPAAGDPELRAAVAEKLSSGNGIAITPEQVLITNGGKQAIYNLFQVLLNPDDEVLLPAPYWLSYPEMAALAGAKVKLIPTQAEEGFRLDLAAVEAAISPRSRLLLLNSPGNPTGRVMKRQELEDVAELVRRHPQLLVMSDEIYEFLLAEGEQHHSFAAIAPDLADRCFTVNGFAKGWAMTGWRLGYLAGHQDVIKAAAALQSQSTSNVCSFAQRGALAAIQGPRACVSAMAESYNRRRQLLTEGLQAIEGITLVEPRGAFYAFPQLPESAGGSMDFCSRALEQAGLAVVPGLAFGNDRCIRLSCAVSRETIRDGLSRLTQLLDET, encoded by the coding sequence ATGCCACGCCCTCCAGAACTCTCCGCACGGGCCGTGGGCCTGAAGCCGTCTCTGACGCTAGCCATTGGAGCCCAGGCCAAGGCGTTGCAGCAAGCCGGGCGAGACATCTGCAGCCTCAGTGCAGGTGAGCCGGATTTCGACACGCCTGACTTCATTGTTGAGGCCACACGGCAAGCCCTGCGTGATGGCATCACCCGCTACGGGCCGGCGGCTGGTGACCCCGAGCTCCGGGCAGCCGTGGCGGAGAAGTTGTCCAGCGGCAATGGAATCGCAATCACCCCCGAGCAGGTCCTGATCACCAACGGCGGCAAACAGGCGATCTACAACCTGTTTCAAGTGCTGCTAAATCCTGACGATGAGGTGTTGCTGCCCGCTCCTTACTGGCTGAGCTACCCGGAGATGGCGGCACTGGCCGGTGCCAAGGTCAAGCTCATTCCCACCCAGGCCGAGGAGGGATTCCGTCTCGATCTCGCAGCTGTGGAGGCAGCGATCAGCCCTCGCAGTCGCCTTCTGCTGCTGAACTCCCCCGGCAACCCCACAGGGCGGGTGATGAAGCGCCAGGAGCTGGAGGACGTGGCGGAGCTGGTGCGCCGTCATCCCCAGTTGCTGGTGATGAGTGATGAGATCTACGAGTTCCTGCTGGCGGAGGGGGAACAGCACCACAGCTTCGCGGCGATCGCCCCGGATCTCGCCGATCGCTGTTTCACCGTCAATGGCTTCGCCAAAGGCTGGGCCATGACGGGCTGGCGGCTGGGCTACCTCGCCGGACACCAGGACGTGATCAAGGCTGCCGCTGCGCTGCAGAGCCAGAGCACCAGCAATGTCTGCAGCTTTGCTCAACGAGGGGCCCTTGCGGCCATTCAGGGCCCGCGTGCTTGCGTTTCAGCGATGGCGGAGAGCTACAACCGCCGCCGGCAGCTGCTCACGGAGGGGTTGCAAGCGATTGAAGGAATCACCCTCGTTGAACCAAGGGGTGCTTTCTATGCCTTCCCGCAGTTGCCGGAATCGGCTGGTGGTTCGATGGACTTCTGCAGTCGCGCCCTTGAGCAGGCGGGCCTCGCCGTCGTCCCCGGTCTGGCCTTCGGAAACGACCGCTGCATTCGTCTGTCCTGCGCTGTGTCCCGTGAGACGATCAGGGATGGCCTGTCACGGCTAACGCAACTGCTAGACGAGACCTGA
- a CDS encoding VOC family protein codes for MSSPNLSWVLAAEDPQRLAGFYAALLECPKEQGFSGSHWIVDLAGGCRLEIYRPSRQRPFPQQGRALAPCLRLAPSQAPLKHLQQQLPAWIALGATLIEPARLEAFGAEVWLADPEGNPVLVVQPFAHATF; via the coding sequence ATGAGTTCCCCCAACCTGAGCTGGGTGCTGGCGGCAGAGGATCCGCAGCGATTAGCCGGTTTTTACGCCGCTTTGTTGGAGTGCCCAAAAGAACAAGGCTTCTCTGGCTCCCACTGGATTGTCGATCTGGCTGGAGGTTGTCGTCTGGAGATTTACAGGCCATCCCGTCAGCGGCCGTTCCCGCAGCAGGGTCGGGCCCTGGCCCCCTGCCTACGCCTAGCGCCCAGTCAAGCCCCCCTGAAGCATCTGCAGCAGCAGTTGCCCGCCTGGATTGCCCTGGGGGCCACACTGATCGAGCCGGCTCGGCTGGAGGCCTTTGGTGCCGAGGTCTGGCTGGCTGATCCCGAGGGCAATCCCGTGCTTGTGGTGCAACCCTTTGCCCATGCGACCTTCTGA
- a CDS encoding uracil-DNA glycosylase: MAMLELRDCEQCTGCDLALTRERVVISRGAATAPLMLIGEAPGAREDALGQPFVGRSGQLLDRLLQDVGLNPESDLYICNAVKCRPPQNRRPKRAELTACRPWLDHQIDQVNPRVIVLLGATAVESLLGIKGGMTQLRGQWLSWDGRDVMPIFHPSYLLRNPSKASDAPTALTRSDLSTVQQRLCER; encoded by the coding sequence ATGGCGATGTTGGAGCTGCGTGACTGTGAGCAGTGCACCGGCTGTGATCTGGCCCTGACGCGTGAACGGGTGGTGATCAGCCGCGGTGCAGCGACAGCACCATTGATGTTGATCGGTGAGGCACCGGGTGCCCGCGAAGATGCCCTGGGCCAGCCCTTCGTCGGACGATCCGGACAGCTGCTGGATCGCCTGCTGCAGGATGTCGGTCTGAATCCAGAGAGCGACCTCTACATCTGCAATGCAGTGAAGTGCCGTCCTCCACAGAACCGCCGACCGAAACGGGCGGAATTAACCGCTTGCAGACCCTGGCTGGATCATCAGATCGATCAGGTGAATCCCAGGGTGATCGTCCTGCTGGGTGCCACTGCTGTGGAGAGCCTGCTGGGCATCAAAGGCGGCATGACCCAGCTCAGGGGGCAATGGCTCAGCTGGGATGGCCGGGATGTGATGCCGATCTTTCATCCCTCGTATTTGTTGCGCAATCCCTCCAAGGCCTCCGATGCACCCACGGCGTTGACCCGGAGTGATCTCAGCACAGTCCAGCAGCGACTGTGCGAACGTTGA
- the ispG gene encoding (E)-4-hydroxy-3-methylbut-2-enyl-diphosphate synthase, translated as MTALDRRYDTQIHRRITRTVMVGDVAIGSDHPVVVQSMINEDTLDIDAAVAGIVRLAEAGSEIVRVTTPSMAHARAMGEIRAAVRARGCTVPLVADVHHNGVKIAMEVAQHVDKVRINPGLFVFDKPDPNRQEFSDKEFAAIGARIHETFEPLVTLLRDQNKALRIGVNHGSLAERMLFTYGDTPKGMVESAMEFVRICDELDFHNIVISMKASRAPVMLAAYRLMADTMDKEGFNYPLHLGVTEAGDGDYGRVKSTAGIATLLADGLGDTIRVSLTEAPEREIPVCYSILQSLGLRKTMVEYVACPSCGRTLFNLEEVLHKVRDATSHLTGLDIAVMGCIVNGPGEMADADYGYVGKTPGVISLYRGRDEIRKVPEEEGVNALIQLIKEDGRWVEPA; from the coding sequence ATGACCGCCCTGGATCGGCGTTACGACACCCAGATCCATCGCCGCATCACACGCACCGTGATGGTGGGTGATGTCGCGATCGGCAGTGACCACCCCGTGGTGGTGCAGTCGATGATCAATGAGGACACCCTGGACATCGATGCAGCCGTCGCTGGCATCGTCCGACTGGCGGAAGCCGGCAGTGAAATCGTGCGTGTCACCACGCCATCGATGGCCCATGCCCGGGCGATGGGTGAGATCCGTGCCGCCGTACGCGCCCGTGGATGCACGGTGCCATTGGTGGCGGACGTTCACCACAACGGCGTCAAGATCGCCATGGAAGTGGCGCAGCACGTCGACAAGGTGCGCATCAACCCCGGGTTGTTCGTCTTTGACAAGCCGGATCCCAACCGTCAGGAGTTCAGCGATAAGGAATTCGCGGCCATTGGCGCACGGATCCACGAGACCTTCGAACCTCTGGTCACCCTGCTGAGGGATCAGAACAAGGCCCTCCGCATCGGTGTGAACCATGGTTCATTAGCGGAGCGGATGCTGTTCACCTACGGGGATACCCCCAAGGGGATGGTGGAGTCGGCGATGGAATTCGTACGCATCTGTGATGAACTCGACTTCCACAACATCGTGATTTCGATGAAGGCGTCGAGGGCGCCGGTGATGTTGGCGGCCTATCGCTTGATGGCGGACACGATGGACAAAGAGGGGTTCAACTATCCCCTCCACCTCGGCGTCACCGAAGCCGGTGATGGTGATTACGGCCGCGTCAAGAGCACGGCGGGGATCGCGACCCTGCTCGCCGATGGCCTTGGCGACACCATCCGGGTGTCGTTAACCGAGGCTCCGGAACGGGAAATCCCCGTCTGCTACTCGATCCTGCAATCCCTTGGGCTGCGCAAGACCATGGTCGAGTACGTGGCCTGCCCCAGCTGCGGCCGCACCCTGTTCAATCTCGAGGAGGTGCTGCACAAGGTGCGGGACGCGACGTCCCATCTCACAGGGCTCGATATCGCCGTGATGGGGTGCATTGTCAACGGCCCGGGCGAGATGGCGGATGCGGACTATGGCTATGTCGGCAAGACCCCGGGTGTGATTTCGCTGTACCGGGGACGGGACGAGATCCGCAAGGTGCCTGAAGAGGAGGGCGTCAATGCTTTGATCCAGTTGATCAAAGAGGACGGGCGCTGGGTGGAGCCGGCCTGA
- a CDS encoding S41 family peptidase, whose protein sequence is MPSAKGLRGVLRSGPLLLMLGLGGMAVSMAGPSLGLTGASGGAITDSPKEVIDQVWQIVFRDYLDSTGAYSDARWRQLRKDLLAKSYAGDEESYEAIRGMLSSLDDPYTRFLDPKEFKEMRIDTSGELMGVGIQLSLDKDTKELIVVSPIEGTPASRAGVQPKDVIVSIDGAPTKGMTTEEAVKLIRGPEGTEVILGLRRKGVVLNVSLTRARIEIHAVKKALNTSANGSKIGYIRLKQFNANASREMRAAIQDLDEQGAQGYVLDLRSNPGGLLEASIDIARQWLNEGTIVSTRTREGIRDVRRATGSAITDKPMVVLIDQGSASASEILSGALQENKRAQLVGQKTFGKGLVQAVRGLSDGSGMTVTIAKYLTPNGTDIHKNGIKPDVEAAMSEKEMKDFKIENLGTSKDSQYRVAETTLIKVLRMQKNEAYRPGSANLKAAL, encoded by the coding sequence ATGCCCAGCGCCAAAGGTTTGCGCGGCGTTCTGCGTTCAGGTCCGCTTCTGCTGATGCTGGGGCTCGGGGGCATGGCCGTTTCGATGGCGGGTCCAAGCCTTGGTCTGACGGGGGCGAGCGGCGGTGCAATCACCGATAGCCCCAAGGAGGTGATAGATCAGGTTTGGCAGATCGTGTTCAGGGATTATCTCGATTCCACCGGCGCCTACAGCGATGCTCGCTGGCGTCAGCTGCGTAAGGATCTGCTTGCTAAGTCCTACGCCGGAGACGAAGAGTCATACGAAGCGATCCGAGGGATGTTGTCCAGCCTGGATGACCCCTACACGCGCTTTCTTGATCCCAAGGAATTCAAGGAAATGCGGATCGATACTTCAGGAGAGCTGATGGGGGTCGGTATCCAGCTGAGTTTGGATAAGGACACCAAGGAGCTGATCGTTGTGTCCCCGATTGAGGGGACGCCGGCATCCCGTGCTGGGGTTCAACCCAAAGACGTGATCGTCAGCATTGACGGTGCCCCCACCAAGGGGATGACCACCGAGGAAGCGGTCAAGTTGATCCGCGGACCGGAAGGAACAGAGGTCATTCTGGGACTTCGTCGCAAGGGTGTTGTCCTCAATGTTTCTCTGACCCGTGCGCGGATCGAAATCCATGCCGTCAAAAAAGCCCTGAATACTTCAGCTAACGGCAGTAAGATTGGCTATATTCGATTAAAACAATTCAATGCAAATGCATCCCGTGAAATGCGGGCGGCAATTCAGGACCTCGATGAGCAGGGTGCTCAGGGATATGTCCTTGATCTGCGCAGTAATCCGGGCGGACTTCTTGAGGCCAGCATTGATATTGCTCGTCAGTGGTTGAACGAGGGGACAATCGTCAGCACAAGAACGCGGGAGGGAATTCGGGATGTGCGACGGGCCACCGGTAGTGCCATCACCGACAAGCCAATGGTTGTGCTGATTGACCAAGGATCAGCAAGCGCGAGTGAAATTCTTTCTGGTGCATTGCAGGAGAATAAGCGAGCTCAACTCGTCGGTCAAAAAACCTTCGGTAAAGGCCTTGTTCAGGCTGTTCGGGGATTGTCCGATGGCTCAGGGATGACAGTGACGATTGCCAAGTATCTCACTCCAAATGGCACTGATATCCATAAAAACGGAATCAAACCTGACGTTGAGGCTGCAATGTCGGAAAAAGAGATGAAAGATTTCAAGATTGAAAATCTTGGAACCTCGAAAGACAGTCAATACCGTGTTGCTGAAACAACCTTAATAAAAGTACTCAGAATGCAAAAAAACGAGGCTTACAGGCCTGGAAGCGCCAATCTCAAAGCTGCTTTGTAG